A single genomic interval of Lathyrus oleraceus cultivar Zhongwan6 chromosome 7, CAAS_Psat_ZW6_1.0, whole genome shotgun sequence harbors:
- the LOC127101547 gene encoding protein NEN4 produces MEKVSSSCNIELHAPEIVFFDLETNVPKKIGQQFWVLEFGAIVVSAHKLNEIESYTTLIRPKDLSVVPVKSSRIGGITREAVKIAPSFEDVAERIFGILNGKVWAGHNIQRFDCVRIKEAFDGINRAAPVPVGIIDSLVVLTEKFGRRAGNMKMATLASYFGLGEQKHRSLDDVRMNLEVVKHCATVLFLESSLPNTLHNNDKSKWYGSSSIVTRSKTNGKSPCREETSRKSPPTSFSYPRTVPYARGSLGKVAERMKGLLCKAQGQPPFQQLLKHSHSLLR; encoded by the exons ATGGAGAAGGTTTCAAGTTCATGCAATATTGAGTTACATGCACCTGAAATTGTGTTCTTTGATTTAGAAACTAACGTGCCAAAGAAAATAGGACAACAATTCTGGGTCCTCGAATTCGGCGCAATTGTAGTTAGTGCTCACAAACTCAACGAAATCGAGAGCTACACAACATTGATAAGGCCAAAAGATTTATCTGTTGTGCCTGTGAAATCTAGCAGAATCGGTGGAATAACACGAGAAGCTGTGAAAATTGCACCATCTTTTGAAGATGTGGCAGAGAGGATATTCGGTATTTTGAATGGAAAGGTTTGGGCTGGTCATAACATTCAGAGATTTGATTGTGTTCGAATCAAAGAGGCTTTTGATGGTATCAATAGGGCTGCACCTGTGCCTGTTGGAATCATTGACTCTTTGGTGGTTCTTACTGAGAAATTTGGAAGAAGAGCTGGTAATATGAAG ATGGCAACTTTGGCTTCTTATTTTGGCTTAGGAGAACAAAAACACAG GAGCCTAGATGATGTTAGGATGAACTTGGAGGTTGTCAAGCACTGTGCAACAGTGTTGTTTCTG GAATCTAGTCTACCAAATACATTGCATAATAATGATAAAAGCAAATGGTATGGGTCTTCTAGCATTGTGACAAGAAGCAAAACAAATGGAAAATCACCATGTAGAGAAGAGACAAGTAGAAAATCTCCTCCAACTTCATTTTCATATCCAAGGACAGTTCCCTATGCTAGGGGTAGTTTGGGAAAG GTGGCTGAAAGAATGAAGGGATTGTTGTGTAAAGCACAAGGACAACCACCGTTTCAACAACTATTAAAGCATTCTCATTCATTGCTTAGGTGA